DNA sequence from the Salifodinibacter halophilus genome:
GATCTGCGCACGCCGTTGTCATCGATCATCGGCGCTGCTTCCACACTTCGGGACTGTGAAACCGAGCTGACAGCCGATAACCGACGCGAACTCATCGGGAGCGTCGTCGAGGAGGGACAGCGCCTTAATCGCTACATTGGCAATCTGCTCGACATGACGCGACTGGGTCATGGCGGCATGAAGCTACAGCGTGACTGGGTCGCGCTCGGCGACCTGGTTGCCGCGGCCTTGCGCCGGACGCACGACTTGTTCTCGTCGGTGAACATAACGCGCAGCATTCCCACGGATCTACCGCTGCTATACGTGCATCCAGCATTGATCGAACAGGTCCTCGTTAATGTGCTCGAAAACGCTGCGCGCTTCTCACCCCTGGACGGCGAGGTCCGCATTGCCGCCCGTCAGGACAATGAGGATTTGCTGGTCGAGATAACCGATCAAGGCTGCGGCATCCCGCCACAGGATCGCACCCGCATTTTCGACATGTTTACCTCGGGCGAAGGCAGCGATACCGAACGTCACGGCAGCGGGCTAGGACTGGCGATCTGCCATGGCATGGTCGGTGCGCACGGCGGCGTCATCGAAGCTCAGGAAGGCCCGGGTGGCCTCGGTACGACGATCGCCATTCGCTTGCCACTTTTCGACCCGCCTGAAACGCTCGACGACACGGTCAATAATGACGACGCATAACGCCGCTGATACGCGACCGGGCGACCGGGTCCTCGTGATTGACGATGAAGTTCATATCCGTCGTTTCCTTCGCATCGGGCTCACCAGCCGGGATTACCAATTCATCGAAGCCGCGAGCGCCGAGGATGGACTGGCACAGGCCGCAACCGCATCGCCGGACTTGATCGTCCTCGACCTAGGTTTGCCAGCGCGGGACGGTCACGAGGTGCTGGCCGAACTTCGAGGCTGGTCCTCCGTCCCGGTGATCGTACTATCGGTACGTGATCACGAGACCGAGAAGGTCAAAGCACTCGACGGCGGCGCGAATGATTACGTTACCAAGCCGTTCGGGATGAATGAGATGCTCGCCCGGATCCGCAATCAGCTACGCAGCGCCGGTCGTCACCAGGAAGACGAAGGTCGCTACGACGACGGGTATCTCGCATTTGACATACCGGCACGCCGCCTCACGGTCGGTCATGCGGAAACCCGGTTAACGCGGAAGGAATTCGCCGTGCTGCGAATGCTCGTCCAGAACCGCGGCCGGGTTGTCACCCAGGCCCATCTGTTGCGAGAAAACTGGGGCGGCACCCACAGCGAGGACACGCATTACCTGCGCATTATCATCCAAAGGCTGCGCCAGAAACTCGGCGACGACCCGACCGAGCCACGCTATGTGTTCACCGAACCCGGCGTAGGGTATCGGTTCGATCCCCAAATCGATGCGGACTGACTGCGACGCTTTGCCGCCCCTTTAGGCTTTCGTATGGCCCCAGGGCGCCGCATCACGATGACGCGCTGCCGACGCCGATCCCATAGCCAACTAACTGCCGCCGAGCGCGGTCCGAATCGCCAGCGTGTGGAACATCCACTGGGTCAGCGTAATGGCGATAAAGAGCAACGGCACCGTCATCACGAACGAGATGGTGTGCCAGATGCGGCTTTCGTGTATATCCAGTTTGAACAACAGATAGAGCTGGATAACGATGGCCACGAAACCGATGATCGAAAGTTCGAGCAAAGCGCCGACAAGTGACAGATCGGCAAAGACCAGAATCAGCGCCGCCAGGGCCATGAGACCAAAACCAATGACAAACGCCGCGAGATAGCGTGGCGCACTGGCGACTTGGACCTCAGCATGATCGAGCGGGTTGTGGTGTTGCTCGGACATCAGGCCACCCCCAGCAAATAGACGACAGCGTAGACACACAGCCAGATCGAGGCCTGGAAGAACCAGAAGATACGCAGGTTGATCAGACGCGCGACGACAAGCTCACTAAAGCCTTCAGTCGCAACCTGAAGCCACATGATCAGCATCCAGAGCAAACCGAACGCGACGTGTGCCGCATGCGCGAGCACGATGGTCCAGTAGTCGGAAAGAAAACCGCTGACAGAAGGCAAACCACCGCGCTCAGCAAGGTCAACGAAAGACCCGACCTCGACGCCGATAAAGGCCAGCCCAAGGATAAACGCGCCCAGCATCCAACCCAACACACCACGGCGGTTCGCATGTTTCAACGAGACCATCGCCAAGCCGAAGGCCAGAACGCTACCCAGAATCAGACCAGTCGGCCATAGCGCCTGCAACGGCTCGATGACGGACTGCGCGGTGAAATGACTGCCCGCATAGGCTCGGATATACGCTCTGTGGGCTACAAACAGGCCCGCGAATATCATCAAATCGCTCATCATATAGAGCCAAAAGCCCAGTGAGCGCAGGCCGATCGTATCGTGGTCGTCGTAACCGTACGCCCAGAGCGAAACGTTCCGCGGCTGACCGGACGACTGCATTGATTCAGTCATTTCCGACCTCCTCGATCATGGCCCATCGGCATCTCACCCCACCTATGCATCAGCCCGACATCCTGCCGGCATGCGCGTTGTCGCCGGGCGCCGGGGCCGGCTGTCGCGCCACTTCGTCATCGCGCACCGTGAGCCTGTCTTTTTCGATCCGCTCGACCTCTGCCGCGGGTACCGTGTAGTCGATATCACGTATACAGCCACGCACGATTACCGCGATGACGACGCCGACCAACGACACGCCGGCCAGCCACCAGATACGCCAGACCATGGCAAAGCCGAACACGAGACCGAGGACACAAAGCAGCGCCGGAATCGCACTGTTTTTCGGCATGTGGATCGACTCACAGGTGCCAGTATCCAGGCTGGTTAGACCATTTTCACGACGCCAGGCCCACTCGTCGCGCTCGTGCACGACCGGCTGCACCGCAAAGTTGTAAAACGGGGGCGGCGTATGTGTGGCCCATTCCAGGCTGCGCGAGGTCTCCCAAGCGTCCGGGCCGGTCACGCGGTTCTCGTGGCGATCGCGGATGCTGACGTAGAGCTGCAACAGAAACACCAGTACCGACGCGGTAT
Encoded proteins:
- a CDS encoding response regulator, which gives rise to MTTHNAADTRPGDRVLVIDDEVHIRRFLRIGLTSRDYQFIEAASAEDGLAQAATASPDLIVLDLGLPARDGHEVLAELRGWSSVPVIVLSVRDHETEKVKALDGGANDYVTKPFGMNEMLARIRNQLRSAGRHQEDEGRYDDGYLAFDIPARRLTVGHAETRLTRKEFAVLRMLVQNRGRVVTQAHLLRENWGGTHSEDTHYLRIIIQRLRQKLGDDPTEPRYVFTEPGVGYRFDPQIDAD
- a CDS encoding cytochrome O ubiquinol oxidase, with translation MTESMQSSGQPRNVSLWAYGYDDHDTIGLRSLGFWLYMMSDLMIFAGLFVAHRAYIRAYAGSHFTAQSVIEPLQALWPTGLILGSVLAFGLAMVSLKHANRRGVLGWMLGAFILGLAFIGVEVGSFVDLAERGGLPSVSGFLSDYWTIVLAHAAHVAFGLLWMLIMWLQVATEGFSELVVARLINLRIFWFFQASIWLCVYAVVYLLGVA